A single genomic interval of Planctomycetaceae bacterium harbors:
- a CDS encoding arylsulfatase has protein sequence MEIERPNVVLVITDDQGYGDLGCHGNPIIRTPHMDALHGQSVRLRQFHVGPTCAPTRAGLMTGRYCNCTGVWHTIAGWSMLRAGEVTLAEVLRGAGYRTGLFGKWHPGDNYPFRPHDRGFDEALYHRGGGISQAPDWWRNDYFDDTYYRNGTPEPHEGYCTDVWFREGTAFIERCCGMGQTGATHNSVVRVPDRPGPGSTGGTPVPQGSMGETPMPQNQPFFCYIATNAPHGPLNVPPRYIEPYRGKVPDHRARFYAMIENIDENLGRLRTRLDELGLSENTIFIFMTDNGTADGCDLDAQSFVTGGYNAGMRGVKGSEYDGGHRTPLFVRWPAGGLTGGRDVTRLTANIDVLPTLAELCGGRAPDGVYGKSIVPLLRGDESNWPDRVIVTDSQRVETPQKWRKSATMTDRWRLVNGVDLYDIQADPGQRRDVAGEHPDVVARLRGEYEKWWQIVSEKFNDEPAIVLGTAHEPVARLSSHDWHTPEGFCPWNQGDVRHPQKLWKGYWAVDVAAAGRYEFELCRWPHEVPSSITQGIADDAEEPLPEGIQPGAEGWYVGGEAMRVRSATIEIAGQVETAPVAPESCGAVFTLDLPAGRSSLWATFTDAHGQQFGAFYVYVRRVEAL, from the coding sequence TTGGAAATTGAAAGACCGAACGTCGTGCTGGTGATCACCGACGACCAGGGCTACGGCGACCTGGGCTGCCACGGCAATCCCATCATCCGCACCCCGCACATGGACGCCCTGCATGGCCAGAGCGTGCGGCTGAGGCAGTTCCACGTCGGGCCAACGTGCGCCCCGACGCGGGCGGGGCTGATGACCGGGCGCTACTGCAACTGCACGGGCGTCTGGCACACCATCGCCGGATGGTCGATGCTGCGGGCCGGCGAGGTTACGCTGGCCGAGGTGCTGCGCGGGGCCGGCTACCGCACGGGCCTGTTCGGCAAGTGGCACCCGGGCGACAACTACCCCTTCCGCCCGCACGACCGCGGGTTCGATGAGGCGCTCTACCACCGCGGCGGCGGCATCAGCCAGGCTCCGGACTGGTGGCGCAACGACTACTTCGACGACACGTACTACCGCAACGGCACGCCCGAACCCCACGAGGGCTACTGCACCGACGTGTGGTTCCGCGAGGGCACGGCGTTCATCGAGCGTTGCTGTGGCATGGGCCAGACGGGTGCCACGCACAACTCCGTTGTGCGTGTCCCTGATCGTCCGGGTCCGGGGAGCACGGGCGGGACGCCCGTGCCACAGGGGAGCATGGGCGAGACGCCCATGCCACAAAACCAGCCGTTCTTCTGCTATATCGCAACCAACGCCCCGCATGGCCCGCTGAACGTTCCGCCGCGGTACATCGAGCCCTACCGGGGCAAAGTGCCCGACCACCGAGCGCGCTTCTACGCGATGATCGAGAATATCGACGAAAACCTTGGCCGCCTGCGAACGCGCCTGGACGAACTGGGCCTGAGTGAAAACACGATCTTTATCTTCATGACCGACAACGGCACGGCCGACGGGTGTGACCTGGACGCCCAGAGCTTCGTCACCGGCGGGTATAATGCCGGCATGCGCGGGGTCAAGGGCTCGGAGTACGACGGCGGGCACCGCACGCCGCTGTTTGTGCGTTGGCCGGCCGGCGGGTTGACCGGCGGGCGCGACGTGACGCGCCTGACGGCCAACATCGACGTCTTGCCGACGCTGGCCGAACTGTGCGGCGGGCGGGCTCCCGATGGCGTTTACGGCAAAAGCATCGTGCCGCTGCTGCGTGGTGACGAGAGCAATTGGCCCGACCGTGTGATCGTGACCGACTCGCAGCGCGTCGAGACGCCGCAGAAATGGCGCAAGAGCGCCACGATGACCGACCGGTGGCGGCTGGTCAACGGCGTCGATCTCTACGACATCCAGGCTGACCCCGGTCAGCGGCGCGACGTGGCGGGCGAGCATCCCGACGTTGTCGCGCGCCTGCGCGGCGAATATGAGAAATGGTGGCAGATCGTCTCGGAGAAGTTCAACGACGAACCGGCGATCGTCCTGGGCACGGCCCACGAGCCGGTGGCCCGCCTGTCCAGTCACGACTGGCACACGCCCGAGGGCTTCTGCCCCTGGAACCAGGGCGACGTGCGACACCCGCAGAAACTATGGAAAGGCTACTGGGCCGTGGATGTCGCCGCGGCAGGCCGCTATGAGTTCGAACTGTGCCGCTGGCCGCACGAAGTGCCCTCGAGCATCACCCAGGGCATTGCCGACGACGCCGAAGAGCCCCTGCCCGAGGGCATCCAGCCCGGCGCCGAAGGCTGGTACGTCGGCGGTGAGGCGATGCGCGTCCGCTCGGCGACGATCGAGATCGCCGGCCAGGTAGAAACCGCCCCCGTCGCCCCCGAGTCGTGCGGGGCCGTCTTTACCCTCGACCTGCCCGCCGGCCGATCGTCCCTCTGGGCCACCTTCACTGACGCCCATGGGCAGCAGTTCGGGGCCTTCTACGTCTACGTCCGGCGCGTGGAGGCACTTTAA
- a CDS encoding sulfatase-like hydrolase/transferase, translated as MKTKPNILVIVSDHHHWRMAGYLGHPHVRTPALDALAAGGAVFTNAYCNSPVCGPARSCYMSGKYNFEIGHWANGVPVPADLRTWAQRLAEAGVVSTLLGKIDFPGKLEGAGFADYRLSCRRGGLITTDGRDLTADKAAYGYE; from the coding sequence ATGAAAACAAAGCCCAACATTCTCGTGATCGTCAGCGACCATCACCACTGGCGGATGGCGGGATATCTCGGCCATCCGCACGTGCGGACGCCGGCGCTGGACGCTCTGGCCGCGGGCGGGGCGGTCTTCACCAACGCCTACTGCAACAGCCCGGTCTGCGGACCGGCGCGAAGCTGCTACATGTCGGGCAAGTACAACTTCGAGATCGGCCACTGGGCCAACGGCGTGCCCGTGCCGGCAGACCTGCGCACCTGGGCGCAGCGCCTGGCCGAGGCCGGCGTCGTCTCGACGCTGCTGGGCAAGATCGACTTTCCCGGAAAGCTCGAAGGCGCGGGCTTTGCCGACTATCGCCTCAGTTGCCGCCGCGGCGGCCTGATTACCACCGACGGCCGAGACCTGACAGCCGACAAGGCCGCGTACGGCTATGAGTAG